The proteins below are encoded in one region of Thermococcus peptonophilus:
- a CDS encoding MBL fold metallo-hydrolase yields MGASPGKGFPSKLIPIEVPPHVVMLRGIGWDSNIYLVRDGEEALIIDTGAGINWHVYTEIWEREGYLTDVEHVTIFNTHEHFDHVGGNKVLQRWLEERGIEVSFAAHKITANVLERGDEGVILSYFYGRRFEPHQVDFKLEDGDKLNVGSLELLVVHTPGHTAGSSCLYLDDGKHRVMFTGDTVFKGTVGRTDLPTGDGWALRESLERLARFDVDFGFPGHGGYIKNWKENLSEILRWLP; encoded by the coding sequence ATGGGTGCAAGTCCCGGCAAGGGCTTTCCCAGCAAGCTCATCCCGATTGAGGTTCCGCCCCACGTTGTTATGCTCCGTGGGATAGGGTGGGACTCCAACATCTACCTAGTCAGAGACGGAGAGGAAGCCCTTATAATTGACACCGGGGCTGGAATAAACTGGCACGTTTACACTGAAATCTGGGAGAGAGAGGGCTACCTTACCGATGTGGAGCACGTAACGATTTTCAACACGCACGAGCACTTTGACCACGTTGGGGGAAACAAGGTTCTGCAACGCTGGCTGGAAGAGCGTGGAATTGAGGTGTCTTTTGCCGCACACAAGATAACAGCAAACGTGCTCGAACGCGGTGACGAAGGTGTAATCTTGTCGTACTTTTACGGCAGGCGGTTTGAGCCACATCAAGTAGACTTCAAGCTTGAAGATGGAGACAAACTGAATGTCGGCTCGCTTGAGCTTTTGGTTGTCCACACTCCCGGCCACACCGCTGGAAGCTCCTGCCTTTACCTCGACGACGGAAAGCATAGGGTTATGTTCACAGGGGACACAGTATTCAAGGGGACAGTCGGCAGGACGGATCTCCCGACTGGAGATGGCTGGGCGCTCAGGGAGAGCCTGGAGAGGCTGGCCAGGTTTGATGTTGACTTCGGCTTCCCAGGGCACGGGGGTTACATAAAGAACTGGAAAGAGAACTTAAGCGAAATCCTGAGGTGGCTCCCATGA
- a CDS encoding HD domain-containing protein encodes MKLVHDPVHGYIELDEFARRLVDTPEFQRLRRITQLGFAFLAYPSARHTRFEHSLGTFHLAKKIRTYNPEIEEGALYAALLHDIGHYPFSHTLEGLYPRHEENALWVIENGSVGDIIRENYSIQEFKKLLKHPLVSGDIDADRMDYLVRDAYYTGAAYGVVDLERLVRNLKFDGKMLVVEEKGIMAAQNLLLSRAMMYPTVYFHHTAKIAEAMLRKAVELEEIALEEIRLMDEIDLVSRLRNSEKVEVRELIRAIDDRKLYKRVYCSNKELDEKTISTLKRELQEEFGHSALLDYPPKPKYEERNAFVKIGSKTKRLSEVSPLVRSLVEMKDVYWRWCVYAREGIREKVRQFLSRFF; translated from the coding sequence ATGAAGCTTGTTCACGACCCTGTTCACGGCTACATCGAGCTCGATGAGTTCGCCAGAAGGCTGGTTGACACTCCCGAGTTCCAGAGGTTGCGGAGAATAACCCAGCTCGGCTTCGCTTTTTTAGCGTACCCCTCCGCAAGGCACACCCGTTTTGAGCATTCACTTGGGACGTTCCACCTCGCAAAGAAGATTCGCACCTACAACCCTGAAATAGAGGAGGGAGCCTTATACGCAGCGCTTCTCCACGACATAGGGCACTACCCGTTCTCGCACACCCTCGAGGGTCTCTACCCAAGGCACGAGGAAAACGCGCTCTGGGTTATAGAAAATGGGAGCGTTGGAGACATAATCCGGGAGAACTACTCCATCCAGGAGTTTAAGAAGCTCCTAAAACATCCCCTCGTCAGCGGCGACATAGACGCGGACAGGATGGATTACCTCGTTAGGGACGCTTACTACACCGGGGCAGCCTATGGCGTCGTTGACCTCGAACGGCTTGTGAGGAACCTGAAGTTCGATGGAAAAATGCTCGTGGTTGAGGAAAAAGGAATAATGGCAGCCCAAAACCTCCTGCTTTCGAGGGCCATGATGTACCCCACCGTTTACTTCCACCACACGGCGAAGATAGCGGAAGCAATGCTGAGAAAGGCCGTTGAGCTCGAGGAAATAGCTCTAGAAGAGATACGCCTCATGGATGAGATAGACCTCGTCTCAAGGCTCAGGAACAGTGAAAAAGTGGAAGTTAGGGAGCTCATAAGGGCCATAGACGACAGGAAGCTCTACAAGAGGGTTTACTGCTCGAACAAAGAGCTTGATGAAAAGACAATTTCAACCCTGAAAAGAGAGCTTCAAGAAGAGTTTGGACATTCCGCACTCCTGGACTACCCGCCAAAACCAAAGTACGAGGAAAGGAACGCCTTCGTCAAAATTGGAAGCAAGACGAAGAGGCTCAGTGAGGTTTCGCCCCTGGTCAGGTCGCTTGTGGAGATGAAGGACGTGTACTGGAGATGGTGCGTTTATGCTAGGGAGGGTATAAGGGAGAAAGTTAGGCAATTCCTAAGCCGATTTTTCTAA
- a CDS encoding dihydropteroate synthase-like protein has product MPKRILLVTGKLAEPLVRKYGRGCDVFVAPVSVAAFLTPELIVRYLKKAGIKSEDYDFILIPGLVRGSAQIIEDELGIPTFKGPRNAMDLPQVLKALEEGFKLSKEVPADDLFSFDALKRVEDIRNRTKNKNYIEEALKKPWNVLIGNLPAGRDFPARILAEVVDAPKLGVGKTVERALYYLREGADIIDIGMVAGERNLEFVETIPEIREKLKEAGFEAPISFDSLNTPEIEGALDYADLFLSVDESNLEVLVTEKPVVLIPTNQREGYFPVKPPERVEFLEKLKEKALDLGYKTIIPDLILEHVPHLARSVTAFQLYRERNPDDVLLAGVGNVVELYDADSVGMNALLAGIAKELSINLLLTTEVSAKAKGSVRELRRAVDMNLFDMPKDLGFDLLILKEKREAEWRFEPANEVVEAQNRPVELEPVYFRIWVERGKIWVNAHKGTEAVLTIVGDEPNAIIDTVLEHFEISPRHAFYLGRELERAYTALKLRRSYVQEVELFQEFYMDTRKL; this is encoded by the coding sequence ATGCCTAAGAGAATCCTCCTCGTGACTGGGAAGCTGGCAGAGCCGCTCGTGAGGAAGTACGGGAGAGGATGTGATGTTTTCGTAGCCCCTGTGAGCGTCGCCGCATTCCTAACCCCCGAGCTGATCGTTAGATACCTGAAAAAAGCCGGGATAAAAAGCGAAGACTACGATTTTATCCTCATCCCTGGCCTTGTAAGGGGTTCTGCTCAAATCATCGAGGACGAACTTGGAATTCCGACCTTCAAAGGGCCGAGGAACGCGATGGACCTGCCACAGGTTCTGAAGGCTCTTGAAGAGGGCTTCAAGCTCAGCAAGGAAGTTCCTGCAGATGACCTCTTTTCCTTCGATGCGCTTAAGAGAGTTGAGGACATCAGAAACAGGACGAAGAACAAGAACTATATTGAAGAGGCCCTGAAAAAGCCCTGGAACGTCCTCATCGGCAACCTTCCAGCAGGAAGGGACTTTCCCGCGAGGATTCTCGCTGAGGTAGTCGATGCCCCCAAGCTCGGCGTTGGGAAAACCGTCGAGAGGGCCCTCTACTACCTCCGTGAAGGTGCGGACATAATTGACATCGGCATGGTTGCAGGGGAGAGGAACCTCGAGTTCGTAGAGACGATACCTGAAATCCGAGAAAAGCTAAAAGAGGCTGGTTTTGAAGCTCCCATCAGCTTTGACTCTCTAAACACTCCAGAAATCGAAGGGGCGCTTGACTACGCCGACCTCTTTTTGAGCGTCGATGAGAGCAACCTGGAAGTCTTAGTAACGGAAAAACCCGTCGTTTTAATTCCCACCAACCAGAGGGAAGGATACTTTCCCGTCAAACCCCCCGAAAGGGTCGAGTTTCTTGAAAAACTCAAGGAGAAAGCCCTAGACCTCGGTTACAAAACTATCATCCCCGACCTGATTCTCGAACATGTTCCCCACCTAGCGCGCTCGGTTACGGCCTTCCAGCTCTACCGCGAGAGGAACCCGGACGATGTCCTTCTGGCTGGTGTTGGAAACGTTGTCGAGCTTTACGACGCCGACAGCGTTGGCATGAACGCCCTTCTCGCGGGTATTGCAAAGGAGCTTTCCATAAACCTCCTCCTGACAACGGAGGTAAGCGCGAAGGCGAAGGGTTCGGTTAGGGAGCTGAGAAGGGCTGTCGATATGAACCTCTTTGATATGCCCAAAGACCTTGGCTTCGACCTGCTAATCCTCAAGGAGAAGAGGGAAGCAGAGTGGCGCTTCGAGCCTGCCAATGAGGTTGTGGAGGCACAGAATAGGCCTGTCGAGCTTGAGCCAGTTTACTTCCGTATTTGGGTGGAGAGAGGCAAGATATGGGTGAACGCCCATAAGGGAACCGAAGCGGTCCTCACAATAGTCGGCGATGAGCCGAACGCAATAATCGACACGGTTCTTGAGCACTTCGAGATAAGTCCAAGACACGCCTTCTATCTCGGCAGGGAGCTTGAGAGGGCCTACACGGCTTTAAAGCTGAGAAGGAGCTACGTCCAGGAGGTTGAGCTGTTTCAAGAGTTTTACATGGACACCCGCAAACTTTAA
- a CDS encoding DUF504 domain-containing protein, whose amino-acid sequence MRKGSVKEVLAKIKYDPREREEDYYVVIEHRGAYGGEKKIPVELIELGHGYFFVGEAQIPYHRILRVVRKDGKVLWETRKL is encoded by the coding sequence ATGAGAAAGGGCTCCGTTAAGGAAGTGCTGGCGAAGATAAAGTACGACCCGCGGGAGAGAGAGGAGGACTACTACGTCGTCATCGAGCACAGAGGGGCTTATGGCGGGGAAAAGAAAATACCGGTCGAGCTTATCGAGCTCGGACACGGGTACTTCTTCGTTGGAGAAGCCCAGATACCCTATCACAGAATTCTGCGCGTCGTTAGAAAGGATGGAAAAGTCCTCTGGGAGACGAGGAAGCTATAG
- a CDS encoding elongation factor EF-2 produces MGRREEMIAKIKELMTQPERIRNMGIAAHIDHGKTTLSDNLLAGAGMISEELAGKQLVLDFDEQEQARGITINAANVSMVHNYEGQDYLINLIDTPGHVDFGGDVTRAMRAIDGAIIVVDAVEGVMPQTETVLRQALREYVKPVLFINKVDRLIKELKLTPQQMQERFVKVITDVNRLIRRYAPPEFKDKWLVKVEDGSVAFGSAYYNWALSVPYMKKTGVSFKDIIDLTNAGDLKTLRKKAPLHVVVLDMVVKHLPNPLEAQKYRIPHLWRGDIESDVGQAMLKCDPKGPMTMVVTKIILDKHAGEVATGRVWSGTVKTGQEVYLINSKRKARIQQVGIYMGPERINMEAVPAGNIVAVTGLRDAMAGETVSVQQIEPFEALHYTSEPVVTVAIEAKNVKDLPKLVEALRQLAKEDPTLHVKIDEETGQHLLSGMGELHLEVKLHRLKTEWKLDVDVSPPIVVYRESVTKQSPIVEGKSPNKHNRFYITVEPMPDEIYQAIKEGEIPEGRPKDPKAVAKKLAELGMDYEIAKGIVDIYNGNMFLDNTKGIQYLNEVMDLLVDGFHQAMDEGPLAKEPVMKVIVRLHDAKIHEDNVHRGPAQIYPAIRTAIHCAMMKANPVLYEPYQKVIINVPYEYMGAVSREINQRRGQLIDMRQEGEVMIIIAEAPVAEMFGFAGAIRGATSGKALWTTEHAGFKRVPSELATNIIRQIRQRKGLDPNPPKEQDVCPQQ; encoded by the coding sequence ATGGGAAGAAGGGAAGAGATGATTGCGAAGATTAAGGAGTTGATGACCCAGCCTGAGAGAATCAGGAACATGGGTATCGCCGCTCATATTGACCACGGTAAAACGACACTGAGCGACAACCTGCTCGCCGGTGCTGGAATGATCAGCGAGGAGCTCGCTGGAAAGCAGCTCGTTCTGGATTTCGACGAGCAGGAACAGGCAAGGGGTATTACCATCAACGCGGCCAACGTTTCGATGGTTCACAACTACGAGGGCCAGGACTACCTCATCAACCTCATTGACACCCCGGGTCACGTTGACTTCGGTGGTGACGTTACCAGGGCCATGCGTGCCATTGACGGTGCGATTATAGTTGTCGATGCCGTTGAGGGTGTTATGCCTCAGACCGAGACCGTTCTCAGGCAGGCCCTCAGGGAGTATGTCAAGCCGGTTCTCTTCATCAACAAGGTTGACAGGCTCATCAAGGAGCTCAAGCTCACCCCCCAGCAGATGCAGGAGCGCTTCGTCAAGGTCATCACCGACGTGAACAGGCTCATCAGGAGGTACGCTCCGCCTGAGTTCAAGGATAAGTGGCTCGTCAAGGTCGAGGACGGTAGCGTCGCCTTCGGTAGCGCTTACTACAACTGGGCCCTCAGCGTTCCGTACATGAAGAAGACCGGTGTCTCATTCAAGGACATCATAGACCTCACCAACGCCGGTGACCTCAAGACCCTCAGGAAGAAGGCCCCGCTCCACGTCGTCGTCCTGGATATGGTCGTTAAGCACCTTCCGAACCCGCTCGAGGCCCAGAAGTACAGGATTCCGCACCTCTGGAGGGGCGACATCGAGAGCGACGTCGGCCAGGCAATGCTCAAGTGCGATCCGAAGGGACCGATGACCATGGTCGTCACCAAGATCATCCTCGACAAGCACGCCGGTGAGGTCGCTACCGGACGTGTCTGGAGCGGTACCGTCAAGACCGGTCAGGAGGTCTACCTCATCAACAGCAAGAGAAAAGCTAGAATCCAGCAGGTCGGTATCTACATGGGTCCCGAGAGGATCAACATGGAGGCCGTCCCGGCTGGAAACATCGTAGCCGTTACCGGCCTCCGCGATGCCATGGCCGGTGAGACCGTGTCAGTCCAGCAGATCGAGCCCTTTGAGGCCCTCCACTACACGAGCGAGCCGGTCGTTACCGTTGCCATCGAGGCCAAGAACGTTAAGGACCTTCCGAAGCTCGTTGAGGCCCTCAGGCAGCTAGCCAAGGAGGACCCGACGCTCCACGTCAAGATCGACGAAGAGACCGGCCAGCACCTCCTCAGCGGTATGGGTGAGCTCCACCTTGAGGTCAAGCTCCACAGGCTCAAGACCGAATGGAAGCTCGACGTTGACGTTTCACCGCCGATCGTCGTCTACCGCGAGAGCGTCACCAAGCAGAGCCCGATCGTCGAGGGCAAGTCACCCAACAAGCACAACAGGTTCTACATCACCGTCGAGCCGATGCCAGATGAGATTTACCAGGCGATCAAGGAGGGTGAGATTCCGGAGGGCAGGCCGAAGGACCCGAAGGCCGTCGCCAAGAAGCTCGCCGAGCTTGGCATGGACTACGAAATCGCGAAGGGTATTGTGGACATCTACAACGGCAACATGTTCCTCGACAACACCAAGGGTATCCAGTACCTCAACGAGGTCATGGACCTCCTCGTCGACGGTTTCCACCAGGCTATGGATGAGGGACCGCTCGCCAAGGAGCCCGTCATGAAGGTCATCGTCAGGCTCCACGACGCCAAGATCCACGAGGACAACGTCCACCGCGGTCCAGCCCAGATCTACCCGGCCATCAGGACTGCAATCCACTGCGCTATGATGAAGGCCAACCCGGTCCTCTACGAGCCGTACCAGAAGGTCATAATCAACGTGCCCTACGAGTACATGGGTGCCGTCAGCAGGGAAATCAACCAGAGGCGCGGTCAGCTCATTGACATGAGGCAGGAAGGCGAGGTCATGATCATTATCGCAGAGGCTCCAGTTGCGGAGATGTTCGGATTCGCCGGAGCGATCCGTGGAGCCACCAGCGGTAAGGCCCTCTGGACAACGGAGCACGCCGGCTTCAAGCGCGTTCCAAGCGAGCTTGCAACCAACATCATCAGGCAGATTAGGCAGAGGAAGGGTCTCGACCCGAACCCGCCGAAGGAGCAGGACGTCTGTCCGCAGCAGTGA
- a CDS encoding DUF835 domain-containing protein, translating to MIWVSKIPGEYSGKIVPPKFVPELRGELLKFLKSAKENGKQGVVFVQNVCYLVVELGFKEAMDFLLYIKGWHYNKQRVHHSKRQSGCF from the coding sequence GTGATATGGGTATCAAAGATTCCAGGGGAATACTCGGGAAAAATAGTCCCTCCAAAGTTCGTTCCCGAGCTCAGGGGAGAGCTCCTCAAGTTCCTCAAATCTGCCAAAGAAAACGGAAAGCAGGGAGTTGTGTTTGTCCAGAACGTTTGTTACTTGGTAGTTGAACTTGGTTTCAAAGAGGCAATGGATTTCCTACTATACATAAAAGGATGGCACTATAATAAACAACGGGTACATCATAGTAAGCGCCAATCCGGATGCTTTTGA
- a CDS encoding DUF3216 domain-containing protein — protein sequence MVEIPEVEELKALLKELGEEGLLERLESFVIMNEGLESKRGEDFIKVSILGFAEGLLTVLKEKYDEPRVKELYEKIKAKRAELDEQFRKPRIPYLEEEG from the coding sequence ATGGTTGAGATTCCAGAGGTTGAGGAGCTTAAGGCGCTTTTGAAGGAACTCGGTGAGGAGGGACTTCTGGAAAGACTTGAGTCCTTTGTAATTATGAACGAGGGGCTTGAGAGCAAGCGCGGGGAGGACTTCATCAAGGTCTCCATCCTTGGCTTTGCCGAGGGCCTCCTTACTGTTTTGAAAGAGAAGTACGACGAACCGAGGGTGAAGGAGCTCTACGAGAAGATAAAGGCGAAGAGGGCCGAGCTGGACGAGCAGTTCAGAAAGCCGAGGATACCCTACCTCGAGGAAGAAGGGTAA
- a CDS encoding YchF/TatD family DNA exonuclease — MIDAHCHIEMFKGRAGEVVEESRKHLQAVVDSITEYRKFHVWKSWELLEPYFGFVFPTLGYAPNEARRGNWEKVKRVEEFICEHADEIVAVGEIGLDFYYAKTEEERKNQREIFHHFLNLAVELDKPVVLHARDAEREVFEAIQRAGVKAYFHSYSGPADLALEIVENGHIIGINTGIDFIPAVKKAAEVLPLESIIVETDAPYMSPYKGEKNYPWNVEYAVRRIAEIKGLEFEEVEKTTEKNTIQFFDLKL, encoded by the coding sequence ATGATAGACGCCCACTGCCACATTGAGATGTTCAAGGGGAGAGCAGGCGAGGTGGTCGAGGAGAGCAGAAAACACCTCCAGGCCGTCGTGGACTCGATAACTGAATACAGGAAGTTCCACGTCTGGAAGAGCTGGGAACTGCTGGAGCCCTACTTTGGCTTCGTTTTTCCAACTCTCGGCTACGCGCCGAACGAGGCAAGGAGGGGCAACTGGGAGAAAGTTAAGAGAGTCGAGGAGTTCATATGTGAGCACGCCGATGAGATAGTGGCCGTTGGGGAGATAGGTCTGGACTTCTACTATGCCAAGACAGAGGAAGAGCGGAAGAACCAGCGGGAGATATTCCACCACTTCCTGAATCTTGCCGTCGAGCTCGACAAACCCGTCGTCCTGCACGCGAGGGATGCTGAGAGGGAGGTTTTTGAAGCGATCCAGAGGGCTGGAGTTAAAGCCTACTTCCACTCCTACAGTGGCCCAGCAGACTTGGCCTTAGAGATAGTTGAGAACGGCCACATAATCGGGATAAACACGGGGATAGACTTCATCCCCGCCGTGAAAAAAGCTGCTGAGGTACTGCCTCTTGAGAGTATAATCGTTGAGACGGATGCGCCCTACATGAGCCCGTACAAGGGTGAGAAGAACTATCCGTGGAACGTGGAGTACGCGGTGAGAAGAATAGCGGAGATAAAGGGTCTGGAGTTTGAAGAGGTTGAGAAAACAACTGAGAAGAACACTATCCAGTTCTTCGACTTAAAGCTCTGA
- a CDS encoding M20/M25/M40 family metallo-hydrolase — MKTERAKEILLQLLKIPSPSGQEDRIMLHIMEFLHKLDYDVHIESDGEMIDLVVNPDAELFYEVHVDTIPIRAEPFVRGNIIYGTGASDIKGGAAAILLMMESLKKEGKDLNVGVVFVSDEELGGRGSALFMERYRPKMAVVLEPTDLEVHTAHAGNIEAYFEVDGKEAHGACPESGVNAIEETYKMLNELKNLDPFKQKGKYFDPHIGIQELLCENPVYLIPALCKGRLEARLLPDQEVEDVLDLMDPILDEYTLKYEYTEIWDGYELEPDEEIVQLAKVAMKKVGLDEFGGMRSWTDAINFMYNGTRTIVFGPGNLDISHTKYERIDVRDVVTASEFLKVLNDVYAEGIEKVEKELS; from the coding sequence ATGAAGACCGAACGCGCGAAGGAGATCCTCCTTCAGCTTTTGAAGATACCTTCCCCCTCGGGGCAGGAAGACAGGATAATGCTCCACATCATGGAGTTTCTCCACAAACTTGACTACGACGTTCACATTGAGAGCGACGGCGAGATGATTGACCTCGTCGTGAACCCGGACGCGGAGCTTTTCTACGAGGTTCACGTCGACACAATCCCGATAAGGGCTGAACCCTTCGTGAGGGGCAATATCATCTACGGAACCGGCGCGAGCGACATCAAGGGTGGAGCGGCGGCAATACTCCTGATGATGGAGAGCCTGAAGAAAGAGGGCAAAGATCTGAACGTCGGCGTCGTCTTCGTCAGCGACGAAGAGCTCGGCGGTAGGGGTTCGGCCCTCTTCATGGAGAGGTATAGACCGAAGATGGCGGTTGTCCTTGAGCCCACCGATCTAGAAGTCCACACAGCCCACGCCGGCAACATCGAGGCCTACTTTGAGGTGGACGGCAAGGAAGCCCACGGTGCCTGTCCTGAGAGTGGCGTCAACGCGATCGAAGAAACCTATAAGATGCTCAACGAGCTGAAGAACCTTGACCCCTTCAAGCAGAAGGGCAAGTACTTCGATCCCCATATAGGCATTCAGGAACTCCTCTGTGAGAATCCAGTCTATCTTATCCCGGCCCTGTGCAAAGGCCGCCTTGAGGCGAGGCTTTTGCCGGATCAGGAAGTTGAAGATGTCCTTGACCTCATGGACCCGATCCTCGACGAGTACACGCTGAAGTACGAGTACACGGAAATATGGGACGGCTACGAGCTTGAGCCCGATGAGGAGATAGTCCAGCTGGCCAAGGTCGCGATGAAGAAGGTTGGCCTCGACGAGTTCGGCGGCATGAGGAGCTGGACGGATGCCATCAACTTCATGTACAACGGAACCAGAACCATAGTCTTCGGCCCCGGCAACCTTGACATCTCCCACACAAAGTACGAGAGGATAGACGTTAGGGATGTCGTTACAGCGAGCGAGTTCCTAAAGGTTCTGAACGACGTTTACGCTGAAGGCATCGAGAAAGTCGAAAAAGAGCTGAGCTGA
- a CDS encoding ferritin family protein — protein sequence MTFQPNPEDIMNEIIERLKKLGPKELLSYAIFNEEEEARYYAELAEKAKRKSVKALFKKMSRESKGHELLLRRTFERLFPGEEPVKVDVPPVEVYPFYPEFEKVEDYIRALEYCMKSELFAKRTYEILACVAENEEVRRIAFELSEIEQNHYEEIKKVYDVIFSFEHRQIFLDKLNFGAYLVTDDEKAKYILLDMLTDNREVIAVIREHPDSSGSSLR from the coding sequence ATGACTTTCCAACCCAACCCCGAGGATATCATGAATGAGATAATTGAAAGACTGAAAAAGCTCGGCCCAAAGGAGCTTCTGAGCTATGCTATCTTCAATGAGGAAGAAGAAGCTAGGTATTATGCTGAACTTGCAGAAAAGGCGAAAAGAAAAAGCGTGAAAGCTCTGTTTAAGAAGATGAGCAGGGAGAGCAAGGGGCATGAACTCCTCCTCAGAAGGACGTTTGAGCGGCTCTTTCCTGGAGAGGAGCCCGTCAAAGTGGATGTTCCCCCAGTGGAGGTTTATCCCTTCTATCCAGAGTTTGAAAAGGTAGAGGACTACATCAGGGCGCTGGAATACTGCATGAAGAGTGAACTATTTGCAAAAAGGACTTATGAGATACTGGCATGCGTTGCTGAGAACGAGGAAGTCCGGAGAATAGCATTTGAGCTTTCAGAGATAGAGCAGAACCACTACGAGGAAATAAAGAAGGTCTATGACGTTATTTTCTCCTTTGAACACAGGCAAATTTTTCTGGACAAGCTGAACTTTGGGGCGTATCTGGTAACCGACGACGAGAAAGCAAAGTACATTCTCTTAGATATGCTGACGGACAACAGAGAAGTGATAGCTGTAATAAGGGAACACCCAGACAGTTCAGGGAGCTCACTGAGATAG
- the dapA gene encoding 4-hydroxy-tetrahydrodipicolinate synthase has translation MPMLEGVFVPHVTPFDEDENINGPVLRELVHHFINAGLNGLVSLGSNGEFPYLSFEEKLRVVEIVREEAPSKIPVIAGATENSTRETLRLGKALLELDANALLIGPPYYFKPSPEELFAHYSKLAEKLDGKILIYNVPKFMGLNIPIDIIERLAEEHSNIGGIKDSGANMGRIGELVRMLGDRFIILAGTADVMYPSWVLGAHGAVVAVANVAPELCAELWKAFKEGDHRKARELQLKVNLLNEVVVKKYSQISAIKAAMEMRGLKAGRPRLPSLPLDEKALRDIESALKEVGLL, from the coding sequence ATGCCTATGCTGGAAGGAGTATTCGTTCCCCATGTAACGCCCTTTGACGAGGATGAAAACATCAACGGGCCTGTTCTTAGGGAGCTCGTCCACCACTTCATCAACGCCGGACTAAACGGCCTCGTCTCCCTCGGGAGCAACGGAGAGTTTCCTTACCTGAGCTTCGAGGAAAAGCTGAGGGTCGTTGAGATCGTCAGAGAGGAAGCCCCATCAAAGATCCCGGTAATCGCCGGTGCGACCGAGAACTCGACGAGAGAAACTTTGAGGCTCGGAAAGGCACTCTTAGAGCTCGACGCCAACGCCCTCCTCATCGGCCCGCCCTACTACTTTAAACCCTCTCCAGAGGAGCTCTTCGCCCACTACTCAAAGTTAGCCGAGAAACTCGACGGAAAAATTCTCATCTACAACGTTCCCAAGTTCATGGGCCTGAACATCCCTATAGATATCATCGAGCGCCTTGCGGAGGAGCACTCAAATATCGGCGGCATCAAGGACTCCGGCGCGAACATGGGGAGGATAGGCGAGCTGGTAAGGATGCTCGGCGACAGGTTCATTATTCTGGCTGGGACTGCCGACGTCATGTATCCCTCCTGGGTTCTCGGTGCCCACGGAGCGGTTGTAGCCGTTGCAAACGTCGCACCGGAGCTCTGCGCCGAACTCTGGAAGGCCTTCAAAGAAGGAGACCATCGGAAGGCGAGGGAACTCCAGCTGAAAGTGAACCTCCTGAACGAGGTCGTGGTCAAGAAATACAGCCAGATAAGCGCGATAAAGGCTGCGATGGAGATGAGAGGCCTGAAAGCTGGAAGGCCAAGGCTTCCCTCGCTCCCGCTCGATGAAAAAGCGCTGAGGGATATCGAGAGCGCATTGAAAGAGGTCGGCCTTCTCTAA
- a CDS encoding DUF72 domain-containing protein, translating to MIKVGTCGFCEARSKYFRDFDAVEVQQTFYRILQEKTLERWRKEAPEGFTFSIKAFQGVTHPANSPTWRRSNVKPGKDVGLLRPTSDVLHFWRVTLKEAETLGARFILIQLPKSFRESEESFANAEKFFEMIDRGNFEIAVELRGWSEKGIKKFVREFDVIDVTDPLVRIPLHRGETSYYRLHGRYENGRIIYSHSYSEEELQKVKERVIGWNRGESFVFFNNSDMCRDAKRFKALL from the coding sequence ATGATAAAGGTTGGAACCTGCGGCTTCTGTGAGGCTCGGAGTAAGTACTTTAGAGACTTTGACGCAGTCGAGGTGCAGCAGACTTTCTACCGGATTCTCCAGGAGAAGACGCTGGAGCGCTGGAGGAAAGAAGCTCCCGAGGGCTTCACATTCTCGATAAAGGCCTTCCAGGGAGTAACCCACCCAGCCAACAGCCCGACCTGGAGGAGGAGCAACGTAAAACCCGGAAAAGACGTGGGTCTGCTCAGACCAACGAGCGATGTCCTGCACTTCTGGAGGGTAACGCTGAAGGAGGCCGAAACCCTCGGCGCGAGGTTTATCCTCATCCAGCTACCGAAGAGCTTCAGGGAGAGCGAGGAGAGCTTTGCCAACGCGGAGAAGTTTTTTGAGATGATAGACAGGGGAAACTTTGAGATAGCCGTCGAGCTGAGGGGCTGGAGCGAGAAGGGCATCAAAAAGTTTGTGAGAGAGTTCGACGTCATAGATGTCACTGATCCACTCGTTAGAATTCCACTCCACAGAGGAGAGACTAGCTATTACCGGCTTCACGGAAGGTACGAAAACGGGAGAATAATCTACAGCCACTCCTACAGCGAGGAAGAGCTTCAGAAGGTTAAGGAGAGAGTGATAGGCTGGAATAGGGGTGAAAGCTTCGTATTCTTCAACAACTCGGACATGTGCAGGGATGCGAAGCGGTTCAAGGCACTCCTCTAG